The proteins below are encoded in one region of Juglans microcarpa x Juglans regia isolate MS1-56 chromosome 4D, Jm3101_v1.0, whole genome shotgun sequence:
- the LOC121259105 gene encoding transcription factor bHLH106-like isoform X2, translated as MLPFQSYYGSRSLLEQKSERGREPNSAVNTMDGGDSMMSSASKGERRSEEACKSHKDAERRRRQRINAHLSTLRSLLPNTTKTDKASLLAQVVHHVKELRKQAADVGRQSGDACGSGSDSDPEVWPFPGEYDEVTLSYCDGGKKVMKATLCCEDRPGLNLELARVIRSVRARAVRAEMMTVGGRTKSVVVVQWAGSGAGGEEEIGALKRALKAVVENRASGPGLGQGVSRSKRARVYGSLKGDDELLLRGL; from the exons ATGCTTCCTTTCCAGAGCTACTATGGATCGAGGAGCTTGTTGGAGCAAAAGAGTGAACGCGGTCGAGAACCAAACTCGGCGGTCAATACGATGGACGGCGGGGATTCGATGATGAGCTCTGCTTCGAAGGGGGAAAGGAGATCGGAGGAAGCATGTAAGAGTCACAAGGACGCAGAAAGGAGACGCAGGCAGCGAATCAACGCCCACCTCTCCACCCTACGCTCTCTCCTACCCAACACCACCaag ACGGATAAGGCCTCGTTGCTAGCACAGGTGGTCCATCACGTGAAAGAGCTGAGGAAGCAAGCGGCTGACGTGGGGCGTCAGAGCGGTGACGCGTGTGGGAGTGGATCGGACTCCGATCCCGAGGTTTGGCCGTTCCCGGGCGAGTACGACGAGGTGACCCTGAGCTACTGTGACGGTGGAAAGAAGGTGATGAAAGCGACACTTTGTTGCGAGGACCGGCCCGGTTTAAACCTCGAGTTGGCCCGGGTGATTCGGTCGGTCCGGGCCAGGGCGGTGCGGGCAGAGATGATGACGGTTGGCGGGCGGACCAAGAGCGTCGTGGTGGTGCAATGGGCCGGGAGTGGTGCAGGTGGAGAGGAGGAAATTGGGGCCTTGAAACGGGCTTTGAAGGCCGTTGTGGAGAATCGAGCTTCGGGTCCTGGGCTGGGTCAAGGGGTCTCACGGAGCAAACGGGCTCGGGTTTATGGTTCGCTTAAGGGTGACGACGAGCTTTTGTTGAGAGGTCTTTGA
- the LOC121259105 gene encoding transcription factor bHLH106-like isoform X1, producing the protein MLYINRCLYGVDVLRHGSSSLSPLVNSQHWLGIKRGTATPPFYTLPRPYLPLQLNLKTCIFSLEEQNRDMLPFQSYYGSRSLLEQKSERGREPNSAVNTMDGGDSMMSSASKGERRSEEACKSHKDAERRRRQRINAHLSTLRSLLPNTTKTDKASLLAQVVHHVKELRKQAADVGRQSGDACGSGSDSDPEVWPFPGEYDEVTLSYCDGGKKVMKATLCCEDRPGLNLELARVIRSVRARAVRAEMMTVGGRTKSVVVVQWAGSGAGGEEEIGALKRALKAVVENRASGPGLGQGVSRSKRARVYGSLKGDDELLLRGL; encoded by the exons aacagtcaaCACTGGTTAGGGATAAAAAGGGGTACCGCTACTCCACCCTTTTATACCCTTCCACGGCCTTATTTACCACTACAGTTAAACCTCAAAACCTGCATTTTCAG CCTAGAAGAACAGAACAGAGATATGCTTCCTTTCCAGAGCTACTATGGATCGAGGAGCTTGTTGGAGCAAAAGAGTGAACGCGGTCGAGAACCAAACTCGGCGGTCAATACGATGGACGGCGGGGATTCGATGATGAGCTCTGCTTCGAAGGGGGAAAGGAGATCGGAGGAAGCATGTAAGAGTCACAAGGACGCAGAAAGGAGACGCAGGCAGCGAATCAACGCCCACCTCTCCACCCTACGCTCTCTCCTACCCAACACCACCaag ACGGATAAGGCCTCGTTGCTAGCACAGGTGGTCCATCACGTGAAAGAGCTGAGGAAGCAAGCGGCTGACGTGGGGCGTCAGAGCGGTGACGCGTGTGGGAGTGGATCGGACTCCGATCCCGAGGTTTGGCCGTTCCCGGGCGAGTACGACGAGGTGACCCTGAGCTACTGTGACGGTGGAAAGAAGGTGATGAAAGCGACACTTTGTTGCGAGGACCGGCCCGGTTTAAACCTCGAGTTGGCCCGGGTGATTCGGTCGGTCCGGGCCAGGGCGGTGCGGGCAGAGATGATGACGGTTGGCGGGCGGACCAAGAGCGTCGTGGTGGTGCAATGGGCCGGGAGTGGTGCAGGTGGAGAGGAGGAAATTGGGGCCTTGAAACGGGCTTTGAAGGCCGTTGTGGAGAATCGAGCTTCGGGTCCTGGGCTGGGTCAAGGGGTCTCACGGAGCAAACGGGCTCGGGTTTATGGTTCGCTTAAGGGTGACGACGAGCTTTTGTTGAGAGGTCTTTGA